From the Methanomicrobiales archaeon genome, the window TTCACCCAGGTGGGTATGCCGAACTCCCGCACCGCACGGGTGGAGGCTTCCACCACCGCGGGATCGCTCCCGATCGCCGCTCCATACCCCTCGGCATGCGGGCAGCTCAAGTTCAACTCGAATCCGGCAGCCGTATCGGCAAACCAGCCGGCAACGGTTCCAAACTCCTCCGGGCTTCCGCCGAATATGCTCACAAGGACCGGTTCGCCCTGGAGCGCGGAGAGCTCGTCCCGGAACTCCCTCGAGGGGTTCGGGAGCCCCATCGCGTTCAGGACGCCGCAGTCGAGCTGCACCACGCAGGGTCCCGGATGCCCGTCAGATGGACAGGGTCCGATCGATTTCGTCACCGCACCTCCCGCACCATGGGCGAGCACCCGTTTCACCGACGAGCCCGTCGTCCCCAGGATGCCCGCTGCCAGTATCAGGTGGTTCCTCAGCGGCACGCCGCCCACGCGAACCGCACCGGGCCTGAGCTTCAGCATATTCAGAGTGATTGTAGTTTTTTTATTATTAGCATACCCATTATAGTATCATATGACAAGCCTTGCGGTGATGGGGACGGGGAGGGTGGGAGGCGAGGTGGCATTCCTCGCCTCTGTGATGGGCATCGTGGACGAGCTCATCCTCCACGACATCTACTCGCCCCTCCTGCACGCGCAGGTTCTCGATCTTCAGCACGCCATGCCATACCTGGACATCTCCACCGATCTATCCCGCATGCGGGATGCTGATATATGCATCTTTGCCGCCGGGTCGGGCCGAACCCCGCATGTCAAGACCCGTGCCGATCTCATCGGCGCCAACCTCCCCGTCGCCGCTGCCTGCACGAGATATCTGGAGCAATTCTCCGGCATTTTCATCACCGTGAGCAACCCCGTCGACGTTCTCAACTACTATCTCTGCCGCCGTCTCGGGCTGGATCCGGCCCGCTGTATCGGGTTTGGGGGGCAGGTCGACAGCGCCCGCTTCCAGATCCAGCTGCTGGAGAACGGGATCGACGGGGAAGGCTATGTGATGGGGGAGCATGGGGAGCATCAGGTACCCCTATTCTCCCAGCTCCCCGTGCAGGTGGACCTCCCAAAGAAGGAGGAGATCCTTTCCGCTCTCCGCGGCATGAGCATGAAGATCATCGAGGGCAAGGGAGCCACGACCTTCGGTCCCTCCGCCCATATCGTCGATCTGGTGGATATGATAAGCGAGGATGCCGGATCCATCATCACCGCCTCTGCCGTGGTCGACGGTGAGTACGGTCTCTCCGGCTGCTCCATCGGGGTTCCCATCCGGATCGGGGGCGAAGGAATCGAAGGCATAGAGGAGTGGCAGCTGGACGAATGGGAGAGGGAGAGGTTTGAGGAGGCGGGGGCGTTCGTAAAAGCCCTCTGTGCATCGCTGGATGTCTGACATGTCGGGGACCGTCGATGCGGTCAAAGAGTACCATGCGCCCGCCGCCTGCATCGATACCGGGAGCGGTGCGGTGCGGATCGCCATCAACCAGGTGGAATACAGCAACACAGCCCAGGGTCCCGTTATCCACATATTCGGGAGGGACGAGAGCGGCTGCGCCGTTCACCTGGAGGTCACGGGATTCCGCCCCTACTTTTACGCCCCGGTAGGGGAGGCCGACCAGAACAACCT encodes:
- a CDS encoding dihydroorotate dehydrogenase — encoded protein: MLKLRPGAVRVGGVPLRNHLILAAGILGTTGSSVKRVLAHGAGGAVTKSIGPCPSDGHPGPCVVQLDCGVLNAMGLPNPSREFRDELSALQGEPVLVSIFGGSPEEFGTVAGWFADTAAGFELNLSCPHAEGYGAAIGSDPAVVEASTRAVREFGIPTWVKLTPNVASIATIGLAAERGGADALVAINTVKAMRISTELRRPVLGNRYGGLSGPAIFPIAVRCVYELYEACCIPIVGCGGISTPAHVIEMMMAGASAVQIGSAVLEGPDIFERIGSGLYSEDGLAPEEIVGCAHA
- a CDS encoding lactate dehydrogenase encodes the protein MTSLAVMGTGRVGGEVAFLASVMGIVDELILHDIYSPLLHAQVLDLQHAMPYLDISTDLSRMRDADICIFAAGSGRTPHVKTRADLIGANLPVAAACTRYLEQFSGIFITVSNPVDVLNYYLCRRLGLDPARCIGFGGQVDSARFQIQLLENGIDGEGYVMGEHGEHQVPLFSQLPVQVDLPKKEEILSALRGMSMKIIEGKGATTFGPSAHIVDLVDMISEDAGSIITASAVVDGEYGLSGCSIGVPIRIGGEGIEGIEEWQLDEWERERFEEAGAFVKALCASLDV